In Phaeobacter piscinae, one genomic interval encodes:
- a CDS encoding molecular chaperone DjiA, translated as MSLWTRITEALSALASGQSLSEVFDSLRAPPERSVAFAIAVIALGAKMAKADGQVTRDEVTAFREVFQIAAEDEAGAARVFDLARTDIAGYQDYAARIQKMFANDPQTLCDLMEGLFHIAMADGFYHPGENEFLSEVSRIFGQSEQQFMALRARFVADAPRDPFTVLGVSPDMPRDEIRKHWRKLVRETHPDSMMARGVPEEAVRLAEKRMIDINRAWDEINGCGGHAARHL; from the coding sequence ATGTCACTCTGGACCCGCATCACCGAAGCGCTCTCTGCGCTGGCCTCCGGTCAGAGCCTCTCCGAGGTGTTCGACAGTCTGCGCGCGCCGCCGGAGCGCAGTGTTGCCTTTGCCATTGCGGTGATCGCGCTTGGCGCCAAAATGGCCAAGGCAGACGGGCAGGTCACCCGTGATGAGGTCACCGCCTTTCGCGAAGTCTTTCAGATCGCCGCCGAGGATGAGGCCGGGGCCGCGCGGGTCTTTGACCTCGCGCGGACTGATATCGCGGGCTATCAGGACTATGCCGCCCGCATTCAGAAGATGTTTGCCAATGATCCCCAGACGCTGTGCGATTTGATGGAGGGGCTGTTTCACATCGCCATGGCGGATGGGTTTTATCATCCCGGCGAAAATGAATTCCTGTCAGAGGTCAGCCGTATCTTCGGCCAGAGCGAACAACAGTTCATGGCCCTGCGCGCGCGGTTCGTGGCCGATGCGCCGCGTGATCCCTTCACGGTGCTGGGCGTGTCCCCGGATATGCCGCGCGATGAGATCCGCAAACACTGGCGCAAACTGGTGCGCGAAACCCATCCTGATTCCATGATGGCGCGTGGTGTGCCCGAGGAGGCGGTGCGCCTGGCTGAAAAGCGGATGATCGACATCAACCGTGCCTGGGACGAAATCAACGGATGCGGTGGCCATGCGGCTCGTCACCTATAA
- a CDS encoding GNAT family N-acetyltransferase, giving the protein MNVRQARSADASAIAAITNQIVRDTLITFTTDEKTAAEVAAEITAKGPHMQVAEEAGEILGYISLGTFRSGPGYARTCEHAIYLNETARGRGAGRALMAAIEEVARADSIHVLVAGISAANPGGVAFHAAMGFAEVGRMPEVGYKRGQWLDLVLMQKILSPKEVGAADSPAKPR; this is encoded by the coding sequence ATGAATGTCCGACAGGCGCGCTCGGCAGATGCCAGCGCCATCGCAGCGATCACCAATCAGATCGTCCGCGACACGCTGATCACCTTCACCACGGATGAGAAGACGGCGGCAGAGGTCGCGGCTGAGATCACCGCAAAAGGTCCGCATATGCAGGTGGCGGAGGAGGCGGGTGAGATCCTCGGCTACATCAGTCTTGGTACCTTTCGCAGTGGCCCCGGCTATGCGCGCACCTGTGAACACGCGATCTATCTGAATGAAACCGCCCGTGGTCGCGGGGCAGGGCGGGCGCTGATGGCCGCTATTGAAGAGGTTGCGCGTGCCGACAGCATCCATGTGCTGGTTGCAGGCATCAGCGCGGCCAATCCCGGCGGTGTGGCCTTTCACGCCGCCATGGGCTTTGCCGAGGTGGGGCGGATGCCGGAAGTGGGCTACAAACGGGGCCAGTGGCTGGATCTTGTGCTGATGCAGAAAATTCTCTCCCCCAAAGAGGTTGGCGCCGCTGACAGCCCGGCCAAACCGCGATAG
- a CDS encoding VOC family protein codes for MELDHLAVAADTLDAAVAHVEDSLGVPMQAGGSHAVFGTHNRLLGLADGLYLEAIAIDPAATPQRSPRWFDLDRRAGPARITNWICRCDDLAAALDNAPQGAGEIVDLQRGNLRWQMAVPADGVLPFDNMFPALMQWHSPHPADALTQQGCTLRRLHLSHPGRMALPLDDPRVEIHRGPAGFEAEFDTPHGPRVLR; via the coding sequence ATGGAGCTTGATCATCTGGCCGTGGCCGCAGACACGTTGGACGCGGCCGTCGCCCATGTCGAAGACAGCCTTGGCGTGCCGATGCAAGCCGGTGGCAGCCATGCGGTCTTTGGCACCCACAACCGGCTCCTTGGCCTTGCCGATGGGCTCTACCTTGAAGCCATTGCCATTGACCCCGCCGCGACACCGCAGCGCAGCCCGCGCTGGTTCGATCTGGATCGCCGTGCGGGACCTGCGCGGATCACCAACTGGATCTGTCGCTGCGATGATCTGGCGGCGGCGCTGGACAACGCCCCGCAGGGGGCAGGCGAGATCGTTGATCTGCAACGCGGCAATCTGCGCTGGCAAATGGCGGTGCCTGCGGATGGCGTTCTCCCCTTCGACAATATGTTCCCAGCGCTGATGCAGTGGCACAGCCCCCATCCTGCTGACGCACTCACCCAGCAGGGCTGCACCCTGCGCCGTCTGCATCTGTCACATCCGGGCCGCATGGCGCTGCCGCTTGATGATCCGCGGGTGGAGATCCACCGCGGCCCGGCCGGGTTCGAGGCTGAGTTCGACACCCCCCATGGGCCACGGGTGCTGCGATGA
- a CDS encoding DUF6497 family protein, which produces MALCLGTAGQADAGPFDVPSGQSVDLHEVLLDEAAGELWVRFRFLAPQIARDLAVISYEQAAPDMDHLCQTLALAYLQQHQLAPARVVISLSDRAVPFGEADAAATQFFESYRPEGDSCIWEAF; this is translated from the coding sequence TTGGCCCTGTGCCTTGGCACTGCGGGGCAGGCGGATGCTGGTCCCTTTGATGTGCCCTCGGGGCAGAGCGTCGATCTCCATGAGGTGCTTCTCGATGAAGCCGCTGGCGAACTCTGGGTGCGCTTCCGCTTTCTGGCGCCACAGATCGCACGCGATCTCGCTGTAATTAGCTACGAACAGGCGGCACCGGATATGGACCACCTCTGCCAGACACTTGCCTTGGCCTACCTGCAGCAGCATCAGCTGGCGCCCGCCCGCGTGGTGATTTCGCTGTCGGACCGTGCAGTGCCCTTTGGCGAGGCGGATGCCGCCGCAACCCAATTCTTCGAAAGCTACCGCCCCGAAGGTGACAGCTGCATCTGGGAGGCCTTCTGA
- a CDS encoding DUF4174 domain-containing protein gives MKHLFVFGKNRFGLAEPRIGSAGILGLAALLAMGLPSAGLAQQAAAAAAEDAGVMTEETTSPGASDAEALAEVADPPADPLVQLVRPGASVDLDELMWLHRPIVVFADSPADPRFHEQMERLADGAEALLERDVVVLTDTDPGVKSALRKKLRPRGFMLVLIGKDGGVKLRKPQPWTVRELSRTIDKFPSRLREVEERRGS, from the coding sequence ATGAAACACTTGTTTGTCTTTGGAAAAAACCGTTTTGGGCTAGCCGAACCGCGGATTGGATCGGCTGGGATACTGGGGCTGGCGGCTCTGCTTGCCATGGGGCTGCCGTCTGCAGGCCTAGCACAACAGGCTGCCGCTGCTGCCGCGGAGGACGCCGGGGTCATGACGGAAGAGACCACATCGCCTGGGGCAAGCGACGCCGAGGCGCTGGCAGAGGTTGCGGATCCGCCTGCCGACCCGCTGGTGCAATTGGTGCGACCCGGCGCCAGTGTTGATCTCGATGAGCTGATGTGGCTGCATCGGCCCATCGTGGTGTTTGCCGACAGCCCTGCTGATCCACGCTTCCACGAACAGATGGAGCGGTTGGCGGACGGGGCCGAGGCCTTGCTGGAGCGGGATGTCGTCGTGCTGACCGATACCGACCCCGGCGTGAAATCTGCGCTGCGCAAAAAGCTGCGGCCAAGGGGGTTCATGCTGGTGCTGATCGGCAAGGATGGCGGCGTCAAACTGCGCAAACCGCAACCTTGGACCGTGCGAGAGCTGAGCCGGACAATTGACAAATTCCCCTCCCGCCTGCGCGAGGTGGAGGAGCGGCGCGGCAGCTGA
- a CDS encoding acyl-CoA carboxylase subunit beta: MKDILSELEDRRNAARLGGGQKRIDAQHGRGKLTARERIELLLDEGSFEEFDMFVAHRCTDFGMENQRPAGDGVVTGWGTINGRMVYVFSQDFTVFGGSLSETHAQKICKIMDMAVQNGAPVIGINDSGGARIQEGVASLAGYAEVFQRNIMASGVVPQISVIMGPCAGGAVYSPAMTDFIFMVKDTSYMFVTGPDVVKTVTNEVVTAEELGGASTHTKKSSVADGAFENDVEALAEVRRLVDFLPLNNREKPPVRPFFDEPGRVETSLDTLIPENPNTPYDMKELIHKVADEGDFYEIQEDFAKNIITGFIRLEGQTVGVVANQPMVLAGCLDIDSSRKAARFVRFCDCFEIPILTLVDVPGFLPGTSQEYGGVIKHGAKLLFAYGEATVPKVTVITRKAYGGAYDVMASKHLRGDFNYAWPTAEIAVMGAKGATEIIHRADLADADKIAEHTKDYEERFANPFVAAERGFIDEVIMPQSTRKRVSRAFASLRGKQLKNPWKKHDNIPL; the protein is encoded by the coding sequence ATGAAAGATATCCTTTCCGAGCTAGAAGACCGTCGCAACGCAGCGCGACTGGGTGGCGGACAAAAGCGGATCGACGCCCAGCACGGGCGCGGCAAACTGACCGCGCGCGAGCGGATCGAGCTGCTGTTGGACGAGGGTAGTTTCGAAGAATTCGATATGTTCGTGGCGCACCGCTGCACCGATTTCGGCATGGAAAACCAACGCCCCGCGGGCGATGGCGTGGTCACTGGCTGGGGCACCATCAATGGCCGGATGGTCTATGTTTTCAGCCAGGATTTTACCGTGTTTGGCGGCTCCCTGTCGGAGACCCACGCGCAAAAGATCTGCAAGATCATGGATATGGCGGTGCAGAATGGCGCGCCGGTCATTGGTATCAATGATTCCGGTGGCGCGCGCATTCAGGAGGGCGTCGCCTCGCTCGCCGGATATGCCGAAGTGTTCCAGCGCAACATCATGGCCTCCGGTGTGGTGCCGCAGATTTCCGTCATCATGGGCCCCTGTGCCGGCGGCGCGGTCTACTCCCCCGCGATGACCGATTTCATCTTCATGGTGAAAGACACATCCTACATGTTCGTGACCGGCCCCGACGTGGTGAAGACCGTCACCAATGAGGTCGTGACAGCCGAAGAACTGGGCGGGGCCTCGACCCACACCAAGAAGTCCTCGGTGGCCGATGGGGCGTTCGAAAACGATGTAGAAGCCTTGGCAGAGGTCCGCCGACTGGTCGACTTCCTGCCGCTGAACAATCGCGAAAAACCGCCGGTGCGCCCCTTCTTTGATGAGCCGGGCCGCGTTGAGACCTCGCTCGACACGCTGATTCCAGAGAATCCCAACACACCCTACGACATGAAGGAGCTGATCCACAAAGTCGCGGACGAGGGGGATTTCTACGAAATTCAGGAAGATTTCGCCAAAAACATCATCACCGGTTTCATCCGCCTTGAGGGGCAGACCGTGGGAGTTGTCGCCAATCAGCCGATGGTTCTGGCGGGCTGCCTCGACATCGATTCCAGCCGCAAGGCTGCACGGTTTGTCCGCTTCTGTGATTGTTTCGAGATCCCGATCCTGACGCTTGTGGATGTGCCGGGTTTCCTGCCGGGCACCAGCCAGGAATACGGCGGTGTCATCAAACATGGCGCGAAACTGCTCTTTGCCTATGGTGAGGCGACCGTGCCTAAAGTGACCGTCATTACCCGCAAGGCCTATGGCGGCGCTTACGACGTGATGGCGTCCAAACATCTGCGCGGCGATTTCAACTATGCCTGGCCGACCGCGGAAATCGCGGTGATGGGCGCCAAAGGGGCGACCGAGATCATTCACCGCGCCGATCTGGCGGATGCAGACAAGATTGCCGAGCATACGAAGGACTACGAGGAGCGCTTTGCCAATCCGTTTGTGGCGGCGGAACGCGGCTTCATCGACGAGGTGATCATGCCGCAATCCACCCGCAAACGCGTCAGCCGCGCCTTTGCGTCGCTGCGGGGCAAGCAGCTGAAAAACCCGTGGAAGAAACACGACAATATCCCTCTTTGA
- a CDS encoding M10 family metallopeptidase has protein sequence MLQPSQIIQAMQFDGFYTRNPVNTDNAPRLTITYQFAGTSAPGDLPTGSNYSGWQNFSAAERAAFAEAFDHIETFLNVDFVEVQGSSDPDLNLGSVTIPGSTVGIGGYSMSYRGDDITRWDGYAVFDNTLDMSQDNRESLILHELGHALGLQHTHDSNLPEDYDSNLYSVMSYRENPVNGQDSDAMMLFDVLALQDIWGAADFNTGNTTYRGSRTDTVDVVWDTGGTDTFNASDRTTAVALDLREMHFSSFDADSDVTIAEGVTIENAIGGRGRDRITGNDASNRLVGGGGRDTLRGDGGNDALNGNSGVDLLVGGGGNDRLNGAGGNDRLVGNSGADLFIFARKGGNDTIRDFQDDIDTLRIVGHGSKADVLARASEVGDDLYFDLEGNHSITLRNMTLDQISDDLLV, from the coding sequence ATGTTACAACCTTCCCAGATCATCCAAGCCATGCAGTTCGACGGGTTCTATACCCGCAACCCGGTCAACACCGACAATGCACCCCGCCTCACCATCACTTATCAGTTCGCGGGCACCTCCGCGCCGGGCGACCTGCCCACCGGCTCGAACTACTCCGGCTGGCAAAATTTCAGCGCCGCAGAGAGAGCCGCCTTCGCTGAGGCTTTCGACCATATCGAGACCTTCCTCAACGTCGATTTTGTCGAGGTCCAAGGTTCCAGTGATCCGGACCTCAACCTTGGCTCGGTAACGATACCGGGCAGCACCGTCGGCATCGGCGGCTACAGCATGAGCTACCGCGGCGATGACATTACCCGCTGGGATGGCTATGCGGTGTTTGATAACACATTGGATATGTCACAGGACAATCGCGAGAGCCTGATCCTGCATGAACTGGGACATGCTCTTGGCCTGCAGCACACCCATGATTCAAACCTACCCGAAGACTATGACAGCAACCTCTATTCTGTGATGTCCTACCGGGAGAATCCGGTGAACGGCCAGGACAGCGATGCAATGATGCTGTTTGATGTGCTGGCACTGCAGGACATCTGGGGGGCTGCGGATTTCAACACCGGCAACACCACGTATCGCGGATCGCGCACGGATACAGTGGATGTGGTTTGGGACACCGGAGGGACGGATACCTTCAACGCCAGCGACCGCACCACTGCGGTGGCGCTGGACCTGCGAGAGATGCATTTCTCCAGTTTTGATGCCGACAGTGATGTGACCATTGCCGAGGGGGTCACCATTGAGAATGCCATCGGCGGCCGCGGACGTGATCGCATCACCGGCAATGATGCAAGCAACCGGCTGGTGGGCGGCGGCGGGCGCGACACGCTGCGTGGCGACGGCGGCAATGACGCGCTGAACGGCAACAGCGGTGTGGATCTGCTGGTCGGCGGAGGCGGCAATGACCGGCTGAACGGCGCTGGCGGCAATGACCGATTGGTGGGCAACAGCGGCGCGGATCTGTTCATCTTTGCCCGCAAGGGCGGCAATGACACGATCCGCGATTTTCAGGATGATATCGACACCCTCCGGATCGTGGGTCACGGCAGCAAAGCGGATGTGCTGGCCCGCGCCAGTGAGGTGGGGGACGATCTCTACTTTGATCTTGAGGGCAACCACAGCATCACCCTGCGCAACATGACGCTGGATCAAATCAGCGACGATCTGCTGGTCTGA
- the scpA gene encoding methylmalonyl-CoA mutase yields the protein MTTKTDDWRALAEKELRGRPLDALTWNTLEGIDVKPLYTEADTKDLPHMGTLPGFGPFTRGVKATMYAGRPWTIRQYAGFSTAEESNAFYRRNLAAGQQGVSVAFDLATHRGYDSDHPRVVGDVGKAGVAIDSVEDMKVLFDGIPLDQVSVSMTMNGAVIPILANFIVAGEEQGHDKSLLAGTIQNDILKEFMVRNTYIYPPEPSMRIISDIIEYTSNEMPKFNSISISGYHMQEAGANLVQELAYTLADGREYVRAAMEAGMDVDKFAGRLSFFFAIGMNFFMEIAKLRAARTLWHRVMTDFGAQNDRSKMLRTHCQTSGVSLQEQDPYNNVIRTAYEAMSAVLGGTQSLHTNALDEAIALPTDFSARIARNTQLVLQEETGVTNVVDPLAGSYYVESLTNELVEKAWALMEEVEEMGGMTKAVASGMPKLRIEESAAKRQAMIDRGEEVIVGVNKYRKEKEDPIDILDVDNVAVRESQIARLETLRADRDNAACEAALDNLTRVAKEGGNLLAAAVEAARARASVGEISMAMEKEFGRHSAEVKTLAGVYGAAYEGDEGFAAIQKSIEDFAEAEGRRPRLLVVKMGQDGHDRGAKVIATAFADIGFDVDVGPLFQTPDEAAQDAIDNDVHVVGISSQAAGHKTLAPQLVKALKEQGAEDIIVICGGVIPQQDYQFLYDNGVKAIFGPGTNIPEAAQDILKLIRQS from the coding sequence ATGACGACCAAAACCGACGATTGGCGGGCTCTGGCTGAAAAGGAACTGCGCGGCCGCCCGCTGGACGCGCTGACCTGGAACACGCTGGAAGGTATTGATGTCAAACCGCTCTATACTGAAGCGGATACCAAAGATCTGCCCCATATGGGCACCTTGCCCGGCTTTGGCCCCTTTACCCGCGGGGTGAAGGCCACGATGTACGCAGGCCGCCCCTGGACCATCCGCCAATATGCGGGCTTCTCCACCGCTGAAGAATCCAACGCCTTCTACCGCCGCAACCTCGCCGCCGGTCAGCAGGGCGTCTCAGTCGCTTTCGATCTCGCCACGCACCGTGGTTACGACAGCGATCACCCCCGCGTTGTCGGTGATGTCGGCAAGGCCGGCGTCGCCATCGACAGTGTCGAGGACATGAAGGTCCTGTTTGACGGCATCCCGCTGGATCAGGTCTCGGTCTCCATGACCATGAACGGCGCGGTGATCCCGATCCTTGCGAACTTCATCGTCGCGGGCGAGGAGCAGGGCCATGACAAATCACTGCTGGCAGGCACCATTCAGAACGACATTCTGAAAGAGTTCATGGTCCGCAACACCTATATCTATCCGCCCGAACCCTCGATGCGGATCATTTCGGACATCATCGAATACACCTCGAATGAGATGCCGAAATTCAATTCCATCTCGATCTCCGGCTATCACATGCAGGAGGCGGGCGCGAACCTCGTGCAGGAGCTGGCCTATACCCTTGCGGACGGGCGCGAATATGTGCGCGCCGCGATGGAGGCAGGCATGGATGTGGATAAATTCGCAGGCCGTCTGTCGTTCTTCTTCGCCATTGGCATGAATTTCTTCATGGAAATCGCCAAACTGCGCGCCGCCCGGACGCTCTGGCATCGTGTGATGACCGATTTTGGCGCGCAGAACGACCGCTCCAAGATGCTGCGCACACACTGTCAGACCTCGGGCGTCAGCTTGCAGGAGCAGGATCCCTATAACAACGTGATCCGCACCGCCTATGAGGCCATGTCGGCGGTTCTGGGCGGCACGCAATCCCTGCACACCAACGCGCTGGACGAGGCCATCGCGCTGCCCACCGATTTCTCCGCCCGCATCGCCCGCAACACCCAGCTGGTGCTGCAGGAGGAAACCGGCGTCACCAATGTGGTCGATCCGCTGGCCGGCTCCTACTATGTCGAAAGCCTCACCAATGAGCTGGTGGAAAAGGCCTGGGCGCTGATGGAGGAGGTCGAGGAGATGGGCGGCATGACCAAGGCCGTCGCCTCCGGGATGCCGAAACTGCGCATCGAGGAAAGTGCCGCCAAACGTCAGGCGATGATCGACCGCGGCGAAGAGGTGATCGTCGGCGTCAACAAATACCGCAAGGAGAAGGAAGACCCGATCGACATTCTGGATGTCGACAATGTTGCCGTCCGTGAAAGCCAGATCGCCCGTCTCGAAACCCTGCGCGCAGACCGTGACAACGCCGCCTGCGAGGCCGCGCTGGACAATCTGACCCGCGTCGCAAAGGAAGGCGGCAACCTTCTCGCCGCCGCTGTCGAAGCTGCGCGTGCGCGCGCCTCAGTCGGAGAGATCTCCATGGCAATGGAAAAGGAATTCGGCCGCCATAGCGCCGAGGTCAAAACCCTCGCCGGGGTCTATGGTGCCGCGTATGAGGGCGACGAAGGCTTTGCCGCCATTCAGAAATCCATCGAAGACTTTGCCGAGGCAGAGGGCCGTCGCCCGCGTCTTCTGGTGGTCAAGATGGGTCAGGACGGTCACGACCGCGGCGCCAAGGTGATCGCCACCGCCTTTGCCGATATCGGTTTTGACGTCGATGTCGGCCCGCTGTTCCAGACCCCGGATGAGGCCGCACAGGACGCCATCGACAATGACGTGCATGTGGTCGGGATCTCGTCACAGGCGGCGGGTCACAAAACGCTGGCCCCGCAGCTGGTCAAGGCGCTGAAGGAGCAGGGCGCAGAGGATATCATCGTGATCTGCGGCGGGGTCATTCCGCAGCAGGACTACCAGTTCCTCTATGACAATGGCGTCAAGGCAATCTTTGGCCCCGGCACCAACATCCCCGAGGCGGCGCAGGACATCCTGAAACTGATCCGCCAGAGCTGA
- a CDS encoding acetyl-CoA carboxylase biotin carboxylase subunit: MFEKILIANRGEIACRVIKTARKMGIKTVAIYSDADKQSLHVKMADEAVHIGPPPANQSYIVIDKVMEAIRATGAQAVHPGYGFLSENAKFAEALAAEGVAFVGPPVGAIESMGDKITSKKIAQEAGVSTVPGYMGLIADADEAVKISNEIGYPVMIKASAGGGGKGMRIAWSDAEAREGFQSSKNEAANSFGDDRIFIEKFVTQPRHIEIQVLCDAHGNGIYLGERECSIQRRNQKVVEEAPSPFLDEDTRRAMGEQAVALAKAVGYASAGTVEFIVDGEKNFYFLEMNTRLQVEHPVTELITGVDLVEQMIRIAGGEPLSITQNDVKLNGWAIENRLYAEDPYRGFLPSIGRLTRYRPPQEVAAGPLHDSGKWQGDAPAGELAVRNDTGVFEGGEISMYYDPMIAKLCTWGPTREAAIAAMRDALDGFEVEGIGHNLPFLSAVMDHPIFIAGTMTTAFIEEQYPEGFNGVELPEQDLRKIAAASAAMHRVAEIRRTRVSGRMDNHERKVGSDWVVTLQDVAFNVTVDADRDGSTVRFDDGSALRVASDWTPGDQLARLTVGDDSLVVKVGKVSGGFRIRSRGADLKVHVRTPRQAELATLMPEKIAPDTSKLLLCPMPGLVVKLEVEVGDEVQEGQALCTIEAMKMENILRAERKGVVSAINAAAGDSLAVDEVIMEFE; the protein is encoded by the coding sequence ATGTTTGAGAAGATCCTGATCGCCAACCGGGGCGAGATCGCCTGCCGCGTCATCAAGACCGCCCGCAAGATGGGCATCAAGACCGTTGCCATCTATTCGGACGCCGACAAGCAGTCCCTGCATGTGAAGATGGCGGATGAAGCCGTCCATATCGGCCCGCCGCCCGCCAACCAGTCCTATATTGTCATCGACAAGGTGATGGAGGCGATCCGCGCAACTGGCGCACAGGCGGTGCATCCGGGCTATGGTTTCCTGTCGGAAAATGCCAAATTCGCCGAGGCGCTGGCCGCTGAAGGCGTCGCCTTTGTCGGCCCGCCGGTTGGCGCGATTGAAAGCATGGGCGACAAGATCACCTCGAAGAAAATCGCGCAGGAAGCGGGTGTTAGCACCGTTCCCGGCTACATGGGGCTGATTGCCGACGCCGACGAGGCGGTGAAGATCTCCAATGAGATCGGCTACCCGGTGATGATCAAGGCCTCCGCCGGCGGCGGCGGCAAGGGCATGCGGATCGCCTGGAGTGACGCCGAGGCCCGTGAAGGTTTCCAGTCCTCCAAAAACGAGGCGGCGAACTCCTTTGGGGATGACCGGATTTTCATCGAGAAATTTGTGACACAACCGCGCCATATCGAAATTCAGGTGCTCTGCGACGCCCATGGCAATGGCATCTATCTGGGGGAGCGGGAATGTTCGATCCAGCGCCGCAATCAGAAAGTGGTGGAAGAGGCGCCGTCGCCGTTCCTCGATGAAGACACCCGCCGCGCCATGGGCGAACAGGCCGTGGCGCTGGCGAAGGCTGTGGGATATGCCTCCGCGGGCACCGTGGAATTCATCGTCGATGGTGAGAAGAACTTCTACTTCCTGGAAATGAATACCCGCCTTCAAGTGGAACACCCGGTCACCGAGCTGATCACCGGTGTCGATCTGGTCGAGCAGATGATCCGCATCGCCGGGGGAGAGCCGCTGTCGATCACCCAGAACGACGTCAAGCTGAACGGCTGGGCCATTGAAAACCGCCTTTATGCCGAAGATCCCTATCGGGGGTTCTTGCCCTCCATCGGGCGTCTGACCCGTTATCGTCCGCCGCAGGAGGTTGCCGCAGGCCCGTTGCATGACAGCGGCAAATGGCAGGGGGATGCCCCGGCCGGTGAGCTTGCTGTGCGCAATGACACTGGCGTTTTTGAAGGCGGCGAAATCTCGATGTATTACGATCCGATGATCGCCAAACTCTGCACCTGGGGTCCCACCCGCGAGGCGGCGATTGCGGCAATGCGGGATGCGCTCGATGGGTTTGAGGTTGAGGGAATTGGCCACAACCTGCCGTTCCTCAGCGCGGTGATGGATCACCCGATCTTCATCGCAGGCACCATGACCACCGCTTTCATCGAGGAGCAGTATCCCGAGGGCTTCAACGGGGTCGAGCTGCCGGAACAGGATCTGCGCAAGATTGCAGCCGCCTCTGCCGCCATGCACCGGGTTGCGGAAATCCGCCGCACCCGCGTATCTGGGCGGATGGACAATCACGAACGCAAGGTCGGCAGCGACTGGGTTGTGACCCTTCAGGATGTCGCCTTCAACGTGACGGTTGATGCGGATCGTGACGGCTCCACCGTGCGCTTTGACGATGGCAGCGCGCTGCGCGTCGCCTCCGACTGGACGCCCGGCGACCAGTTGGCGCGGCTCACCGTGGGGGATGACAGTCTGGTGGTCAAGGTTGGCAAGGTCTCCGGCGGTTTCCGCATCCGTTCGCGCGGGGCCGATCTGAAGGTCCATGTCCGCACCCCGCGTCAGGCCGAACTGGCCACGCTGATGCCGGAAAAAATCGCCCCCGATACCTCCAAACTTCTGCTCTGCCCGATGCCGGGACTGGTGGTGAAACTGGAGGTCGAAGTCGGCGATGAGGTGCAGGAAGGTCAGGCGCTTTGCACGATTGAGGCGATGAAAATGGAGAATATCCTGCGCGCGGAGAGGAAAGGCGTGGTCAGCGCGATCAACGCCGCCGCTGGTGACAGCCTCGCCGTTGACGAAGTGATCATGGAATTCGAATAA